TCGTAGCCGCAGTTGCTGGGGACTCATACATGGTGTCTGCCAAATAATGATATCCGGCATAAGCTCCAGTAGGAATTAATAGTGCAGCCGCCATAATACTTGCCACGAGCCATTTCTTCATACGTTTCCCCCCTCGGTTAGCTACGGTCCTATTTAGTATTTGCGCCTTCAGTTCCGGTGGGGCGCTTAGATTTCTCGCCTCTTCCTGCAGAACTGTCCGTAACTCTTCATTGAAATTCATGCAGGTCCTCCACCTTTCCCTTAAAAAGAGTATGATTGTCTGACTTCTGACGAAGCTTGTGCAGTGCAGCGTGAATACGAGATTTCACGGTTCCGAGCGGAATACCCAGTATCGCAGCACTTTCTTCCTGTGAATATTCGTTTAAATAATGCAGAATAATCACCTGCTTCAGCTTAAATGGAAGACGGTCTACACTTGCTAGTAGGGTGCGGTTGGATAATCTGTCCACAACATCATTCGTAAATTCATACTCCATGATCAAATCAGCATGTTCTGCCTTTTTGAGAATTCGGAGATGCGTCCATCTCTTCCTCCGATAGGCATAAATTTGCCGCATGACCAATCCCATAAGCCAAGGCCTAAAGGGGCGATTCACGTCAAATTGTTCAAGCGACCGGTGCACCTGAATATAGATCTCCTGAACAACATCATCCACATCGGAGGTTTCGCGAACGAGAAAATGAACGGTCTGATACACATCCCGAATCGTCGCTTCATATAGCTCACCATACGCTTCACGACTGCCGGCTAGCGTAAGCGCAATGAGCTGAGAATATTCTTTTGGATGTTTCATCCCTCTCAATCCCTCCTTCGGTCTTACACTATATATTGGTAAACAAAAGATTTATCGTTCGATTTATTTTGATTATAGAGTTAAAATCAAAATCACATGGAGAATTTCCCTTTAGATGACCTTTTCGATATTCAAAAAGCCCGCAAAATGCGGGCTTCAAGTTTAGTTGCATTCCAATCTGCAGCATAAGCCTCCTGCCACTTACTAGTCAGTGGATCGACTCTGCTACTTTGGTCAAATCATCTTTATCCAGGCTAGATGATACTACACCGTATAATACACCATTAGCTTCCCAGTCTATAGCTTTGCCATTCCAAAATACAGCATCAACTCCGTTTA
This window of the Paenibacillus sp. FSL R10-2734 genome carries:
- a CDS encoding sigma-70 family RNA polymerase sigma factor, translated to MKHPKEYSQLIALTLAGSREAYGELYEATIRDVYQTVHFLVRETSDVDDVVQEIYIQVHRSLEQFDVNRPFRPWLMGLVMRQIYAYRRKRWTHLRILKKAEHADLIMEYEFTNDVVDRLSNRTLLASVDRLPFKLKQVIILHYLNEYSQEESAAILGIPLGTVKSRIHAALHKLRQKSDNHTLFKGKVEDLHEFQ